ATATTATCAACTACAGATTTATAAACTTACCCACCCTGGGGTCAAAACTAACCTTACAAGTCCCCACAGAGCCATTGCGATTCTTACCCACAATCACCTCCATTACTCCCCTATCCTGGCTGTCGGCGTTGTAATACTCATCCCGATACAACAGCAAACCCAAATCCATATCTTGCTCGATATCCCCAGAATCTTTGATATCAGCCATCCCTGGACGCTTGTTACTCTGACTCTCTACTCCCCGATTGATCTGTGCCAAGGCAATAAAGGGAATGTCGAACTCCTTAGCGATGTCTTTAAAGGCTCCAGAGAACTTACCTACAGCCTGCGCTCTATTGCCCGCCGCTCTATCTCCTAACTTCTGAATGTAATCTAGCACCACTAACCCCAATTCTCCCCTCTCGTGGCGAACTTGGCGCAGTACCGATCTGACTTTAGCGGGAGAAAGAAGGGATGCGGGAGTGTCGTCAATAATAATGGGCAGTGCGGTTAGCACTCCCAGAGCTTTAACCAGAGCTTCGTATTCGTCGTTGTAGACTTGGTTGTGAATCAGGCGGTGAGAATCGATACTGGAGTGCATTGCCAACAGCCTCTTGGTTAGCTGTTCTTTTGACATCTCAGCGCTGAAGAAGACGACTGGTTTATTTTGAGTTGTAGCGATGTAATTGGCTAGATAACAAGCCAACCAAGTCTTGCCCATACTGGCACGAGCCGCGATGACAATCAAATCCTGCTTGACTAAGCCGCCGATGAGGGCATCTAAATCTGCTAAACCAGTTGGATAGGCTGGGGAACTCCCCTCAGAGATCTTGTCAAATACCTCAATCAAGCAATCGCCAATGCTGGTGGGTTGAAACTGGCTCTGCTGGCTGACAGTTAGGTTGAAGATTTTGGCTTGGGCTTGGTCGAAGATAGAGGCGATATCAGTGGCGGTATCTTGCCCCAACTCTACTAAGTCTCCCCCTGCGGCTATCAGTTGCCGACGCTGGTATTTCTCCACTACCAAGGAGGCTAGATGGTCGATATTGACGGCGGAAACGGTTCTTTCTAACAACCCAGCTAACTTAGCTTTACCGCCAACCTTCTTGAGCAGTTTCCGGTCTGAGAGCCGAGACTCCAAGCTCATCAAGTCTGTAGGCTTGTCTTGGCGATACAGTTCTGTGGCGGTGCGGTAAATGATGGCGTGAGCTTCGATATAGAAGGCTTCAGGAATTAGTACGTCGATGACTCGGCTGATGGCTGAAGGGTCGAGGAGGATGCCCCCTAAGATGCTCTCTTCTGCTGCGATATTCTGAAGGGTAGTGTCATTCATCTTTTTGTTTGAAGATAGCGCTCAGTTGTCCGAGCTTGTCGATACTAACCAGTTCTTTATCCGGTTGAGGACTTGCCGTTACTACTTGGGAAGCTGGGGTAACAGGCGTGGGAAAGGTTTGAGAGATGGGTTCCGGTTTCGTCCAGCCCTCTTTAATAGCTTGATTCAACCAGCCGCCAGGGTTAGGAATATCTTTCTTGGTCAATTGCTCTTTGAAGGCTGCAATAGCATCTCGTACTGTGGATTCGCTAGCACCCTTAATAGTTTTAGCCAGATTGGGATTCAACTCTATGCCCAAACTCTCTAATTCAGATTGAATTTGGTCGCAAACGGTTGCTTTTCTCTTAGAGGTAATTGAAGTAACTTTAGTCGCACTTTGTTG
This genomic stretch from Merismopedia glauca CCAP 1448/3 harbors:
- the dnaB gene encoding replicative DNA helicase, whose translation is MNDTTLQNIAAEESILGGILLDPSAISRVIDVLIPEAFYIEAHAIIYRTATELYRQDKPTDLMSLESRLSDRKLLKKVGGKAKLAGLLERTVSAVNIDHLASLVVEKYQRRQLIAAGGDLVELGQDTATDIASIFDQAQAKIFNLTVSQQSQFQPTSIGDCLIEVFDKISEGSSPAYPTGLADLDALIGGLVKQDLIVIAARASMGKTWLACYLANYIATTQNKPVVFFSAEMSKEQLTKRLLAMHSSIDSHRLIHNQVYNDEYEALVKALGVLTALPIIIDDTPASLLSPAKVRSVLRQVRHERGELGLVVLDYIQKLGDRAAGNRAQAVGKFSGAFKDIAKEFDIPFIALAQINRGVESQSNKRPGMADIKDSGDIEQDMDLGLLLYRDEYYNADSQDRGVMEVIVGKNRNGSVGTCKVSFDPRVGKFINL